In one window of Tubulanus polymorphus chromosome 3, tnTubPoly1.2, whole genome shotgun sequence DNA:
- the LOC141901764 gene encoding uncharacterized protein LOC141901764 codes for MPIKKEELVFSELTPSTANAEIDNLVEKITETLRLKAKHKQRAFGQNNCSSSNSSRKSHSVHRTSPYSIPCKHHHHNGIRHSQDILNNSSSCHCHHPRHHHKTDCGGKSSEPYELLQELLREGTLIKEAVNRLISPGSPELVRKRSYYDDDLDI; via the coding sequence ATGCCCATCAAAAAGGAGGAACTGGTGTTCTCTGAATTAACACCATCGACCGCGAACGCTGAAATAGACAATTTGGTAGAAAAGATTACAGAAACGTTGCGACTAAAAGCCAAACACAAACAACGTGCATTCGGACAAAATAACTgtagcagcagcaacagcagcaggaAAAGCCACTCCGTTCATAGGACTTCACCATACTCCATTCCGTGTAAACATCATCATCACAACGGCATCAGACATTCACAGGATattttaaacaattcatcTTCGTGTCATTGTCATCATCCGCGACATCATCATAAGACTGATTGCGGCGGCAAATCGTCCGAACCGTACGAACTATTACAGGAATTATTGAGGGAAGGCACCCTTATTAAAGAAGCCGTAAATAGGTTAATAAGTCCGGGTTCCCCCGAACTCGTGCGCAAAAGGTCTTATTACGACGATGATTTAGACATTTGA